One window from the genome of Streptomyces sp. NBC_00287 encodes:
- the folB gene encoding dihydroneopterin aldolase — protein MDRVALSGLKARGHHGVFPKEREEGQTFIVDLVLGLDTRPAAADDDLAKTVHYGIVAEEVVAVVEGEPVNLIETLAERIAQACLKHEGVQEVEVRVHKPDAPITVPFDDVTVTITRSRV, from the coding sequence GTGGATCGTGTCGCGCTGAGCGGCCTGAAGGCCCGCGGGCACCACGGTGTGTTCCCCAAGGAGCGCGAGGAGGGCCAGACCTTCATCGTGGACCTCGTGCTGGGCCTGGACACCCGCCCGGCCGCCGCCGACGACGACCTGGCGAAGACCGTGCACTACGGCATCGTGGCCGAGGAGGTCGTGGCCGTGGTCGAGGGCGAGCCCGTCAACCTCATCGAAACCCTCGCCGAGCGCATCGCCCAGGCCTGTCTCAAGCACGAAGGGGTCCAGGAGGTCGAGGTCCGCGTCCACAAACCCGACGCGCCGATCACGGTCCCCTTCGACGACGTGACCGTCACCATCACCCGGAGCCGAGTATGA
- a CDS encoding nuclear transport factor 2 family protein has product MSAPHTDVEQVEAANTAFYEAMERGDFEELSSLWLTPADLGVDETYHDPADVGVVSCVHPGWPVLTGRGEVLRSYALIMANTDYIQFFLTDVHVSVTGDTALVTCTENILSGGPAPEGSEELGPLVGQLVVATNVFRRTPGGWKVWSHHASPVLAETDEEESDDTPT; this is encoded by the coding sequence GTGAGCGCCCCACACACCGACGTCGAGCAGGTGGAAGCCGCGAACACCGCCTTCTACGAGGCGATGGAGCGCGGCGACTTCGAGGAACTGTCCTCCCTGTGGCTCACCCCGGCCGACCTCGGCGTCGACGAGACGTACCACGACCCGGCCGACGTCGGCGTGGTCTCCTGCGTGCACCCCGGCTGGCCGGTACTGACCGGCCGCGGCGAGGTCCTCAGGTCGTACGCGCTGATCATGGCGAACACCGACTACATCCAGTTCTTCCTCACCGACGTGCATGTCTCCGTCACCGGCGACACCGCGCTCGTCACCTGCACCGAGAACATCCTCAGCGGCGGCCCCGCCCCCGAGGGCAGCGAGGAGCTCGGCCCGCTGGTCGGCCAGCTCGTCGTCGCCACCAACGTCTTCCGCCGTACCCCGGGCGGCTGGAAAGTCTGGTCCCACCACGCCTCACCGGTTCTGGCCGAAACCGACGAGGAAGAAAGCGACGACACACCCACCTGA
- the folP gene encoding dihydropteroate synthase, with protein MSKQSGRGRVAGLPEWDRCAVMGVVNVTPDSFSDGGRWFDTTAAVKHGLALVDEGADLVDVGGESTRPGATRVDEAEELKRVIPVVRGLASEGVTVSVDTMRASVAAQALAAGAALVNDVSGGLADPQMIPVVADAGAPFVVMHWRGFLEGGNVKGVYDDVVTEVVDELHARVEAVLAGGIAPDRVVVDPGLGFSKDAEHDLVLLAHLDRLLGLGHPLLVAASRKRFLGRVLAGPEGAPPPARERDAATAAVSALAAHAGAWAVRVHEVRATADAVRVARAVEVVRDIARTPGAHTPERGAHSPEGAW; from the coding sequence ATGAGCAAGCAGAGCGGACGCGGGCGCGTGGCAGGCCTTCCTGAATGGGACCGCTGCGCGGTCATGGGAGTCGTGAACGTGACCCCCGACTCCTTCTCCGACGGAGGCCGCTGGTTCGACACGACCGCAGCCGTCAAGCACGGCCTCGCCCTGGTCGACGAGGGCGCCGACCTGGTCGACGTCGGCGGCGAGTCCACCCGCCCCGGCGCCACCCGCGTCGACGAGGCCGAAGAACTCAAGCGCGTCATCCCCGTCGTCCGCGGCCTCGCCTCCGAGGGCGTCACGGTCTCCGTCGACACCATGCGCGCGTCCGTCGCCGCACAGGCCCTCGCGGCGGGCGCCGCCCTCGTCAACGACGTCAGCGGCGGCCTCGCCGACCCCCAGATGATCCCGGTCGTCGCGGACGCCGGCGCCCCCTTCGTCGTCATGCACTGGCGCGGCTTCCTGGAGGGCGGCAACGTCAAGGGCGTCTACGACGATGTCGTCACCGAGGTCGTCGACGAACTGCACGCACGCGTGGAGGCCGTTCTGGCCGGCGGCATCGCCCCCGACCGCGTCGTCGTCGACCCCGGCCTCGGCTTCTCCAAGGACGCCGAGCACGATCTCGTGCTCCTCGCCCACCTCGACCGGCTGCTCGGCCTCGGCCACCCGCTGCTCGTCGCCGCCTCCCGCAAGCGCTTCCTCGGCCGGGTCCTGGCCGGCCCCGAGGGCGCGCCGCCGCCCGCGCGCGAGCGCGACGCGGCCACGGCCGCCGTCTCCGCGCTCGCGGCGCACGCCGGCGCATGGGCGGTGCGCGTGCACGAGGTGCGCGCCACGGCGGACGCGGTACGGGTCGCGCGCGCCGTCGAGGTAGTGCGCGACATCGCGCGCACACCGGGCGCGCACACCCCCGAGCGGGGTGCGCACTCCCCCGAAGGAGCCTGGTGA
- a CDS encoding phosphatidylglycerol lysyltransferase domain-containing protein has product MSVRTDEEVSGGVPRRPSRPRRLLRGPRPEAVPLLVGRACALVGLLDIAAGVFPRFRHSRMHTLAEVLPGALGPFAAALSLSAGVLLLLLAHGLKRGKRRAWRAAVTLLPAGAVAQFAYHHSLLGAVISLLLLTALLRHRDQFAALPDPRSRWRALANFVLMGAGSLALGLVIVSAHPRTLVGNPSLAERITHVLYGLFGFEGPVDYRGTTSWTVACSLGALGLLTAITTIYLALRPEHPAARLTEEDEARLRALLDKHGGRDSLGHFALRRDKAVVFSPSGKAAVTYRVVSGVMLASGDPIGDVEAWPGAIERFMDVAKAHSWTPAVMGCSETGGEVWTRETGLDALELGDEAVVDVVDFSLAGRAMRNVRQMVKRIERAGYETRVRRVRDLGDAELDRIRRAAEDWRGTDTERGFSMALGRIGDPSDGDCLIATAHKQDDRPGPYSDLKAVLHFVPWGIDGASLDLMRRDRSADRGMNELLIVAALQAAPKLGIARVSLNFAMFRSALARGEKIGAGPVLRAWRGLLVFLSRWFQIESLYKFNAKFRPRWEPRFVVYRASADLPRIGLAAMQAEGFVNFALPLPRPLRRRTTPARPCAHATTDTTIRTA; this is encoded by the coding sequence ATGTCTGTCAGGACAGATGAGGAAGTGTCGGGCGGGGTTCCGCGGCGACCGAGCCGGCCACGCCGGCTGCTGCGCGGCCCGCGCCCCGAGGCCGTGCCCCTTCTCGTCGGCAGAGCCTGTGCCCTCGTGGGCCTCCTGGACATCGCCGCGGGTGTCTTCCCGCGCTTCCGGCACAGCCGTATGCACACCCTCGCCGAAGTGCTGCCGGGCGCGCTCGGGCCGTTCGCGGCCGCCCTCTCGCTCAGCGCCGGAGTGCTGTTGCTGCTGCTCGCCCACGGCCTCAAGCGCGGCAAGCGCCGGGCGTGGCGGGCCGCCGTGACCCTGCTCCCGGCCGGTGCCGTGGCCCAGTTCGCCTACCACCACTCCCTGCTCGGCGCGGTCATCTCGCTGCTCCTGCTGACCGCCCTGCTGCGCCATCGCGACCAGTTCGCGGCGCTGCCCGATCCGCGCAGCCGCTGGCGGGCGCTCGCCAACTTCGTCCTCATGGGCGCCGGTTCACTCGCCCTCGGCCTCGTCATCGTCAGCGCCCACCCGAGGACCCTGGTCGGCAACCCGAGCCTGGCCGAGCGCATCACCCACGTCCTGTACGGCCTGTTCGGCTTCGAGGGCCCCGTCGACTACCGGGGCACCACCTCCTGGACGGTCGCCTGCTCCCTGGGCGCCCTCGGCCTGCTCACGGCCATCACGACGATCTACCTCGCCCTCCGCCCCGAACACCCCGCCGCCCGCCTCACGGAGGAGGACGAGGCCCGCCTGAGGGCCCTGCTGGACAAGCACGGCGGCCGCGACTCCCTCGGCCACTTCGCGCTCCGCCGCGACAAGGCCGTCGTCTTCTCGCCCAGCGGCAAGGCCGCGGTGACCTACCGCGTCGTCTCCGGCGTGATGCTCGCCAGCGGCGACCCGATCGGCGACGTGGAGGCCTGGCCCGGCGCCATCGAACGCTTCATGGACGTCGCCAAGGCCCACTCCTGGACCCCCGCCGTCATGGGCTGCTCCGAGACCGGCGGCGAGGTCTGGACCCGCGAGACCGGCCTGGACGCCCTCGAACTGGGCGACGAGGCGGTGGTGGACGTCGTGGATTTCTCCCTCGCCGGCCGCGCGATGCGCAATGTGCGCCAGATGGTCAAGCGCATCGAGCGAGCCGGTTACGAAACCCGGGTACGACGCGTCCGTGACCTCGGCGACGCCGAGCTGGACCGCATCCGCCGCGCCGCCGAGGACTGGCGCGGCACCGACACCGAACGCGGCTTCTCCATGGCGCTCGGCCGCATCGGCGACCCGTCCGACGGCGACTGCCTCATCGCCACCGCCCACAAACAGGACGACCGGCCGGGCCCCTACAGCGACCTGAAGGCGGTTCTCCACTTCGTGCCGTGGGGAATCGACGGCGCCTCCCTGGACCTGATGCGCCGCGACCGCTCGGCCGACCGCGGCATGAACGAACTCCTCATCGTCGCCGCGCTCCAGGCGGCCCCGAAGCTCGGCATCGCGCGCGTGTCGCTCAACTTCGCGATGTTCCGCTCGGCGCTGGCGCGCGGCGAGAAGATCGGCGCGGGCCCGGTACTGCGCGCCTGGCGCGGGTTGCTGGTCTTCCTCTCCCGCTGGTTCCAGATCGAGTCCCTGTACAAGTTCAACGCCAAGTTCCGGCCACGCTGGGAGCCGCGCTTCGTCGTCTACCGCGCCTCCGCCGACCTGCCCCGCATCGGCCTCGCCGCCATGCAGGCGGAGGGCTTCGTCAACTTCGCACTCCCCCTTCCGCGCCCCCTGCGCCGCCGCACCACACCCGCACGCCCCTGCGCCCACGCGACGACGGACACCACCATCCGCACGGCGTAA
- a CDS encoding alpha/beta hydrolase — MGLTSNNVLVLAVASAVLLFIGTVWLWPRLARRTWRSVAGRVGLLFATQLALFAAVGLAANQAFGFYASWADLFGQEDEQGVVVDHTPYGAKGGPLQVVGTEPVPGTGGAGPRTGGQVQQIDLVGRASHIATRAYVYLPPEYFQPRFRTRAFPAAVVLTGYPGTAKALVDKLDYPRTALRLAKDGKAQPMILVMMRPTVAPPRDTECVDVPGGPQTETFFAEDLPEAVSAHYRVGREPGGWGVVGDSTGGYCALKLAMHHPEVYAAGAGLSAYYDAPLDPTTGDLFHGDEELRDRANLWWCLKHLPAPDTSLLVSSSRIGESNYKDTLKFITRVKATKLTRISSIILESGGHNFNTWRREIPATLQWMSGRLGSG; from the coding sequence ATGGGTCTCACGAGCAACAACGTGCTGGTGCTGGCGGTCGCGTCCGCCGTGCTCCTGTTCATCGGCACGGTCTGGCTGTGGCCACGGCTGGCCCGGCGCACCTGGCGGTCCGTCGCGGGGCGCGTAGGCCTGCTGTTCGCCACCCAGTTGGCACTCTTCGCGGCGGTGGGCCTGGCCGCCAACCAGGCGTTCGGCTTCTATGCGAGCTGGGCCGACCTGTTCGGACAGGAGGACGAGCAGGGCGTCGTCGTCGACCACACGCCCTACGGCGCCAAGGGCGGGCCGCTCCAAGTGGTCGGCACGGAGCCGGTACCGGGGACGGGCGGTGCGGGGCCGCGGACCGGCGGGCAGGTGCAGCAGATCGACCTCGTGGGCCGTGCGTCGCACATCGCCACGCGCGCGTACGTGTATCTGCCGCCGGAGTACTTCCAGCCGCGTTTCCGCACGCGCGCGTTCCCCGCGGCCGTCGTGCTGACCGGCTATCCCGGCACGGCCAAGGCCCTGGTGGACAAGCTGGATTACCCCCGGACCGCGCTGCGGCTCGCCAAGGACGGCAAGGCGCAGCCGATGATCCTGGTGATGATGCGCCCCACGGTCGCGCCGCCGAGGGACACGGAGTGCGTGGACGTCCCCGGCGGGCCGCAGACCGAGACCTTCTTCGCCGAGGACCTGCCCGAGGCGGTGAGCGCTCATTACCGGGTCGGCCGCGAGCCGGGCGGCTGGGGCGTGGTCGGCGACTCCACGGGCGGCTACTGCGCCCTGAAGCTGGCCATGCACCACCCCGAGGTGTACGCCGCGGGGGCGGGCCTGTCCGCGTACTACGACGCGCCCCTGGACCCCACGACGGGCGACCTCTTCCACGGCGACGAGGAACTGCGCGACCGCGCGAACCTGTGGTGGTGCCTCAAGCACCTGCCCGCGCCCGACACTTCACTGCTCGTCAGCAGCAGCAGGATCGGTGAGTCGAACTACAAGGACACGCTGAAGTTCATCACGCGCGTGAAGGCCACGAAGCTGACGCGGATCTCCTCGATCATCCTGGAAAGCGGCGGGCACAACTTCAATACCTGGCGGCGGGAGATTCCGGCGACCTTGCAGTGGATGAGCGGGCGGCTGGGGAGCGGTTGA